Proteins from a genomic interval of Tumebacillus sp. BK434:
- a CDS encoding cysteine desulfurase family protein, which translates to MKQEIYLDNSATTKPYPEVIDSMVAMMEANYGNPSSLHKKGLVAEKEVDKARERVAKALGVKKNEIVFTSSGTEANHLALFGAALAYVSRGKHIITTGIEHACVYDAAKELEARGWQVTFVSAGPDGVVSVEDIKAAWRDDTVLVSVMHVNNETGALQPIQAIGAFLKDKHKTLFHVDAVQALGKVPLKIKEAGIDLLAVSAHKIHGPKGVGALYVRDGVKLTPMFYGGGQEKGLRSGTENVPGIVGFGVAVERTMKEMPQAAAAMRELRGYLAEQIVATIPQVRINTPQDAAPHVLNVSFEGVRGEVLVHTLETHGLFVSTGSACSSKEKIYSRVLQVMGLPEKQLEGAVRISLDAANTREEADLLLQALKSSVEDLRLFSRR; encoded by the coding sequence ATGAAACAAGAGATTTACCTGGACAACAGCGCGACCACCAAGCCGTATCCGGAAGTGATCGACAGCATGGTCGCGATGATGGAAGCCAACTACGGGAATCCGTCCTCCTTACATAAAAAAGGCCTGGTCGCCGAAAAAGAAGTCGACAAGGCCAGAGAGCGCGTCGCCAAAGCGCTCGGCGTCAAGAAAAATGAGATCGTGTTCACCTCAAGCGGCACGGAAGCGAACCATCTGGCGCTGTTTGGCGCAGCACTGGCTTACGTCTCGCGGGGCAAGCACATCATCACGACCGGCATCGAGCACGCCTGCGTCTACGATGCGGCCAAGGAATTGGAAGCGCGCGGCTGGCAAGTGACGTTTGTCAGCGCGGGCCCGGACGGCGTGGTGTCGGTCGAGGACATCAAAGCAGCCTGGCGCGATGACACGGTGCTGGTGTCGGTGATGCATGTGAACAACGAGACGGGCGCGTTGCAGCCGATCCAAGCGATCGGCGCATTTCTCAAGGACAAGCACAAAACGCTGTTCCATGTCGATGCGGTGCAGGCGCTGGGCAAGGTGCCGCTCAAGATCAAGGAAGCGGGCATCGACCTGCTCGCCGTCTCCGCGCACAAGATCCACGGCCCGAAAGGAGTCGGCGCGCTCTATGTGCGCGACGGGGTAAAACTGACGCCGATGTTTTACGGCGGCGGCCAGGAAAAAGGCTTGCGCTCGGGCACGGAAAACGTGCCGGGCATCGTCGGCTTTGGCGTGGCGGTCGAACGGACGATGAAAGAGATGCCGCAGGCGGCCGCTGCGATGCGCGAGCTGCGCGGCTATCTGGCCGAGCAGATTGTGGCGACGATCCCCCAGGTGCGGATCAACACGCCGCAGGACGCGGCGCCGCACGTGCTGAACGTCTCGTTTGAAGGCGTGCGCGGCGAAGTGCTCGTGCACACGCTGGAGACGCATGGACTGTTCGTCTCGACCGGCTCGGCCTGTTCGTCGAAGGAAAAGATTTACTCCCGCGTGCTGCAAGTGATGGGGCTGCCGGAGAAGCAGCTCGAAGGCGCGGTCAGGATTTCGCTCGATGCGGCGAATACCCGCGAGGAAGCGGACTTGCTGCTGCAGGCTTTGAAGTCGAGTGTTGAAGATTTGCGACTGTTTTCACGGAGGTAG
- the thiI gene encoding tRNA uracil 4-sulfurtransferase ThiI: MYTTFIVRMGGEIAIKGKNRPQFEKALLENMRLSVKGMGVKITRTGGRIEVNVGEADPQEVAEQLTQVMGVSSISPVAEASLDLDNIKETALRVVQDALEKRQTPVTFKVEARRANKLFPLESPQIMQEVGRYILSKIGDGRLKVDVRKPELTLTVEVREAKTYVMCDVIDGPGGLPVGTAGRVMLLLSGGIDSPVAGWLAMKRGATVEAIHFHSFPFTSERSQEKVNDLAKILAKHGARVRLHNVHFTEIQKAIRQHVPEEYSITIMRRFMMRIAEQLAHQRKALALVTGESLGQVASQTLESMYTINNVTNMPILRPLVAMDKRDIMEIAKKIGTYETSILPYEDCCTIFTPKNPKTRPKLHEAERAEEKLDIDALIAEALEKTESILFTRYESL, translated from the coding sequence ATGTACACAACGTTTATCGTTCGCATGGGCGGCGAGATCGCCATCAAAGGGAAGAACCGCCCGCAATTTGAAAAAGCTTTGCTGGAAAACATGCGCCTCTCGGTCAAAGGGATGGGCGTGAAGATCACCCGCACGGGCGGTCGGATCGAAGTCAACGTTGGCGAGGCCGACCCGCAGGAAGTGGCCGAGCAGCTGACCCAGGTGATGGGCGTCTCCTCGATCTCTCCGGTGGCGGAAGCGAGCCTGGATCTGGACAACATCAAAGAGACTGCGCTGCGCGTCGTGCAGGATGCGCTGGAGAAGCGCCAGACGCCGGTCACGTTTAAAGTGGAAGCGCGCCGCGCGAACAAGCTGTTCCCGCTGGAATCGCCGCAGATCATGCAGGAAGTCGGCCGTTACATCCTGTCGAAGATCGGCGACGGCCGTTTGAAAGTGGATGTGCGCAAGCCGGAGCTGACCTTGACGGTGGAAGTGCGCGAGGCGAAAACGTACGTCATGTGCGACGTGATCGACGGCCCGGGCGGTTTGCCGGTCGGCACGGCGGGGCGCGTCATGCTGCTGCTCTCCGGCGGCATCGATTCGCCGGTCGCCGGGTGGCTGGCGATGAAGCGCGGGGCGACGGTGGAGGCGATCCATTTCCACTCCTTCCCGTTCACTTCGGAGCGCTCGCAGGAAAAGGTCAACGACCTCGCCAAGATCCTTGCCAAACACGGCGCGCGCGTGCGTCTGCACAACGTGCATTTTACGGAGATCCAAAAAGCGATCCGCCAGCATGTGCCGGAAGAGTATTCGATCACGATCATGCGCCGCTTCATGATGCGCATCGCGGAGCAGCTCGCCCATCAGCGCAAAGCGCTGGCTCTGGTCACCGGCGAATCGCTGGGTCAGGTGGCAAGCCAGACTTTGGAAAGCATGTACACGATCAACAACGTGACGAACATGCCGATCCTGCGCCCCTTGGTGGCGATGGACAAGCGCGACATCATGGAGATCGCCAAGAAGATCGGGACGTACGAGACTTCGATTTTGCCGTATGAAGACTGCTGCACGATCTTCACGCCGAAAAATCCGAAGACGCGCCCCAAACTGCACGAAGCGGAGCGCGCGGAAGAGAAGCTCGACATCGATGCGCTGATCGCCGAAGCGCTGGAGAAGACCGAGTCGATTTTGTTCACCCGGTACGAAAGCCTGTAA